In the genome of Streptococcus mitis, one region contains:
- a CDS encoding thioesterase: MKDFHFDAISAFENYEIEQMRDGHVVVTTKVVDSSLNYYGNAHGGYLFTLCDQISGLVVISLGLDGVTLQSSINYLKAGKLDDVLTIKGECVHQGRTTCVVDVDITNQEGRNVCKATFTMFVTGQRSEDRQVRI; the protein is encoded by the coding sequence ATGAAAGATTTTCATTTTGACGCTATATCTGCCTTTGAAAATTACGAAATTGAACAAATGAGAGATGGTCACGTTGTGGTGACGACCAAAGTAGTGGACTCGTCGCTCAACTACTATGGCAATGCCCATGGAGGCTATCTCTTTACCCTTTGTGACCAAATCAGTGGTTTAGTGGTTATCTCGCTGGGGCTTGATGGGGTGACACTCCAATCCTCTATCAACTACCTCAAGGCAGGAAAACTTGACGATGTGCTGACTATTAAAGGAGAATGTGTCCATCAAGGTCGCACAACCTGTGTGGTGGATGTGGATATCACCAATCAAGAAGGCAGAAATGTCTGCAAGGCAACCTTCACCATGTTTGTCACAGGTCAGCGGTCAGAAGACAGACAGGTGAGGATATAG
- a CDS encoding xanthine permease produces MQTQEKHSQAAILGLQHLLAMYSGSILVPIMIATALGYSAEQLTYLISTDIFMCGVATFLQLQLNKYFGIGLPVVLGVAFQSVAPLIMIGQSHGSGAMFGALIASGIYVVLVSGIFSKVANLFPSIVTGSVITTIGLTLIPVAIGNMGNNVPEPTGQSLLLAAITVLIILLINIFTKGFIKSISILIGLVVGTAIAATMGLVDFSPVAAAPLVHVPTPLYFGMPTFEISSIVMMCIIATVSMVESTGVYLALSDITKDPIDSTRLRNGYRAEGLAVLLGGIFNTFPYTGFSQNVGLVKLSGIKKRLPIYYAAGFLVLLGLLPKFGALAQIIPSPVLGGAMLVMFGFVSIQGMQILARVDFANNEHNFLIAAVSIAAGVGLNNSNLFVSMPTAFQMFFSNGIVVASLLAIVLNAVLNHKKK; encoded by the coding sequence ATGCAAACTCAAGAAAAACACTCGCAAGCAGCCATTCTTGGCTTGCAGCACTTACTAGCCATGTACTCAGGATCTATCCTGGTTCCCATCATGATTGCAACAGCCCTTGGCTATTCAGCTGAGCAGTTGACCTATCTGATTTCCACAGATATCTTCATGTGTGGGGTGGCAACCTTCCTCCAACTCCAACTCAACAAATACTTTGGGATTGGACTCCCAGTCGTTCTTGGAGTTGCCTTCCAGTCGGTAGCTCCCTTGATTATGATTGGTCAAAGCCATGGTAGTGGTGCTATGTTTGGTGCCCTTATCGCATCAGGGATTTACGTAGTTCTTGTTTCAGGCATCTTCTCAAAAGTAGCCAATCTCTTCCCATCTATCGTAACTGGATCTGTTATTACCACGATTGGTTTAACCTTGATTCCTGTCGCTATTGGAAATATGGGAAATAACGTTCCAGAGCCAACTGGTCAAAGTCTCTTACTTGCAGCAATCACTGTTCTGATTATCCTCTTGATTAACATCTTTACCAAAGGATTTATCAAGTCTATCTCCATTTTGATTGGACTGGTTGTTGGAACTGCCATCGCTGCTACTATGGGCTTGGTAGACTTCTCTCCTGTTGCGGCAGCACCTCTTGTCCATGTCCCAACCCCACTCTACTTTGGGATGCCAACTTTTGAAATCTCATCTATTGTCATGATGTGTATCATCGCAACGGTTTCTATGGTTGAGTCGACTGGTGTTTATCTGGCCTTGTCTGATATCACGAAAGATCCAATCGATAGCACGCGCCTGCGTAACGGTTACCGTGCAGAAGGTTTAGCTGTACTTCTCGGAGGAATCTTTAACACCTTCCCTTACACAGGATTTTCACAAAACGTTGGTCTGGTTAAATTATCAGGTATCAAGAAACGCCTGCCAATCTACTATGCAGCTGGTTTCCTGGTTCTCCTTGGACTCCTTCCTAAGTTTGGCGCCCTTGCCCAAATCATTCCGAGCCCTGTCCTTGGTGGTGCTATGCTGGTGATGTTTGGTTTTGTATCTATTCAAGGGATGCAAATCCTCGCCCGCGTTGACTTTGCTAACAATGAACACAACTTCCTTATCGCAGCTGTATCCATCGCTGCAGGTGTCGGACTCAACAACAGTAATCTCTTTGTCAGCATGCCGACAGCCTTCCAAATGTTCTTCTCAAACGGAATCGTCGTAGCCAGCCTACTCGCCATTGTCCTCAATGCCGTATTAAATCATAAAAAGAAATAA
- a CDS encoding xanthine phosphoribosyltransferase (Catalyzes the transfer of the phosphoribosyl moiety from 5-phospho--D-ribosyl-1-pyrophosphate (PRib-PP) to the 6-oxo-guanine and -xanthine), protein MKLLEERILKDGRILGDNILKVDSFLTHQVDFSLMREIGKVFAEKFATAGITKVVTIEASGIAPAVFTAEALNVPMIFAKKAKNITMNEGILTAEVYSFTKQVTSTVSIAGKFLSPEDKVLIIDDFLANGQAAKGLIQIIEQAGATVEAIGIVIEKSFQDGRDLLEKAGYPVLSLARLDRFENGQVVFKEADL, encoded by the coding sequence ATGAAATTATTAGAAGAGCGCATTCTCAAGGATGGGCGTATCTTGGGTGATAACATTCTCAAGGTGGATTCCTTTTTAACTCACCAAGTTGACTTTAGCTTGATGCGAGAGATTGGTAAGGTTTTTGCGGAAAAATTCGCTACTGCTGGCATTACCAAGGTCGTAACCATTGAAGCGTCAGGCATTGCCCCAGCCGTTTTTACTGCCGAAGCCTTAAACGTTCCCATGATTTTCGCAAAGAAAGCTAAAAACATCACCATGAATGAAGGCATCTTAACTGCCGAAGTTTACTCCTTTACCAAGCAAGTGACCAGCACCGTTTCTATCGCTGGAAAATTCCTCTCACCAGAGGACAAGGTTTTGATTATCGACGATTTCCTTGCTAATGGCCAAGCGGCTAAAGGCTTGATTCAAATCATCGAACAAGCCGGTGCCACAGTCGAAGCTATCGGTATTGTGATTGAAAAATCCTTCCAAGATGGTCGGGATTTGCTTGAAAAAGCAGGCTACCCTGTCCTATCACTCGCTCGCTTGGATCGTTTTGAAAATGGTCAGGTCGTATTTAAGGAGGCAGATCTCTAA
- a CDS encoding glyoxalase, with amino-acid sequence MDYQAAIPEFVVSDLEQSRHFYCYLLGFSVEYERPEEKFLFLSLEDCQLMLEEGSTEELAQLTYPFGRGVNISFGIEDVPQLHQKLLEANYPIHRPLTKREFRVGDNFIYPHEFAVLDPDGYFLRFSE; translated from the coding sequence ATGGACTATCAAGCTGCCATTCCTGAATTTGTAGTATCTGACCTCGAACAGTCACGCCACTTCTACTGCTACTTGCTGGGATTTTCTGTCGAATACGAGCGTCCAGAGGAGAAATTTCTCTTCCTCTCGCTTGAAGACTGCCAACTTATGCTAGAAGAAGGCAGTACAGAAGAATTAGCCCAACTAACCTATCCTTTCGGGCGCGGTGTCAATATTTCCTTTGGCATTGAAGATGTCCCTCAGCTCCACCAAAAACTGCTGGAAGCTAACTATCCTATCCATCGTCCGCTGACCAAAAGAGAATTTCGAGTGGGAGATAACTTTATTTACCCTCACGAATTTGCAGTTTTGGATCCAGATGGCTATTTTTTAAGATTTAGCGAATAG
- a CDS encoding exodeoxyribonuclease, with protein MKLISWNIDSLNAALTSDSARAKLSQEVLQTLVAENADIIAIQETKLSAKGPTKKHLEILEELFPGYENTWRSSQEPARKGYAGTMFLYKKELTPTVTFPEIGAPSTMDLEGRIITLEFDEFFVTQVYTPNAGDSLKRLEERQVWDVKYAEYLAKLDKEKPVLATGDYNVAHNEIDLANPASNRRSPGFTDEERAGFTNLLATGFTDTFRHVHGDVPERYTWWAQRSKTSKINNTGWRIDYWLTSNRIADKVTKSDMIDSGARQDHTPIVLEIEL; from the coding sequence ATGAAACTTATCTCATGGAATATTGATTCCCTCAATGCAGCCCTAACTAGTGACTCAGCTCGTGCCAAATTGTCCCAAGAAGTCCTACAAACCTTGGTCGCTGAAAATGCTGATATTATTGCTATCCAAGAAACCAAGCTTTCTGCCAAAGGGCCTACAAAGAAACACTTGGAAATTTTAGAAGAGCTCTTCCCAGGCTACGAAAACACGTGGCGCTCTTCCCAAGAGCCTGCCCGTAAAGGCTATGCTGGTACTATGTTCCTCTATAAGAAAGAACTCACACCAACTGTCACTTTTCCAGAAATCGGTGCTCCTTCTACCATGGACTTGGAAGGCCGCATCATCACCTTGGAATTTGATGAATTTTTCGTAACCCAAGTATACACGCCAAACGCTGGTGATAGCCTTAAACGTTTGGAAGAACGCCAAGTCTGGGATGTCAAATATGCTGAGTATTTAGCTAAACTAGACAAAGAAAAACCAGTTCTTGCGACTGGCGACTACAACGTAGCCCACAATGAAATCGACCTTGCAAATCCTGCCAGCAACCGCCGTTCACCTGGATTTACCGACGAGGAACGTGCTGGATTTACCAACCTTTTGGCAACTGGATTTACCGACACCTTCCGTCATGTTCATGGCGATGTTCCAGAACGCTACACTTGGTGGGCACAACGTAGCAAGACTTCTAAAATCAACAATACAGGCTGGAGAATCGACTACTGGCTCACAAGTAACCGCATCGCTGACAAAGTAACTAAGTCTGATATGATTGACTCAGGTGCTCGCCAAGACCACACACCCATTGTCTTGGAAATTGAGCTCTAA
- a CDS encoding multidrug ABC transporter ATP-binding protein codes for MSIIQKLWWFFKLEKRRYLVGIVALVLVSVLNLIPPMVMGRVIDAITSEQLTQQDLLLDLFYLLLAAFGMYYLRYVWRMYILGTSYRLGQIMRSRLFEHFTKMSPAFYQTYRTGDLMAHATNDINALTRLAGGGVMSAVDASITALVTLLTMLFSISWQMTLISILPLPFMAYATSRLGRKTHKAFGESQAAFSELNNKVQESVSGIKVTKSFGYQAEELKSFQTVNELTFQKNLQTMKYDSLFDPMVLLFVGSSYVLTLLVGSLMVQKGQITVGNLVTFISYLDMLVWPLMAIGFLFNITQRGKVSYQRIEDLLSQQSPVQDPEFPLDGVENGRLEYNIDSFAFEDEETLTDIHFSLEKGQTLGLVGQTGSGKTSLIKLLLREYDVDKGAIYLNDHDIRDYRLTDLRSLMGYVPQDQFLFATSILDNIRFGNPNLSLSAVEEATKLAQVYQDIVAMPQGFDTLIGEKGVSLSGGQKQRLAMSRAMILDPDILILDDSLSAVDAKTEYAIIDNLKETRKDKTTIITAHRLSAVVHADLILVLQNGQIIERGRHEELLALDGWYAQTYQSQQLEMKGEEDAE; via the coding sequence ATGTCCATTATTCAAAAACTTTGGTGGTTTTTCAAGTTAGAAAAACGCCGTTATCTAGTCGGGATTGTGGCCTTGGTCTTGGTTTCCGTCCTCAATCTCATTCCCCCTATGGTTATGGGGCGGGTCATTGATGCCATCACATCGGAGCAATTAACCCAGCAGGACCTTCTTCTTGACCTATTTTACTTGCTACTTGCGGCCTTTGGGATGTACTATCTGCGCTATGTTTGGCGTATGTATATTCTTGGGACCTCTTATCGCTTGGGACAGATTATGCGTTCTCGCTTGTTTGAGCATTTCACAAAAATGTCTCCAGCCTTTTATCAGACCTATCGGACGGGGGACCTGATGGCGCATGCCACCAACGATATCAATGCCTTGACCCGTCTAGCAGGCGGCGGTGTTATGTCTGCAGTGGATGCCTCTATCACGGCTTTAGTGACCTTGCTGACCATGCTCTTTAGCATCTCATGGCAAATGACCTTGATTTCCATTCTGCCCCTGCCTTTCATGGCTTATGCGACCAGTCGTTTGGGAAGAAAGACCCACAAGGCTTTTGGTGAATCCCAAGCTGCTTTTTCTGAACTCAATAACAAGGTACAGGAGTCTGTATCAGGTATTAAAGTGACCAAGTCTTTCGGTTATCAGGCGGAAGAATTGAAGTCTTTTCAGACAGTCAATGAATTGACCTTCCAAAAGAACCTGCAAACCATGAAATACGATAGTCTCTTTGACCCTATGGTTCTCTTATTTGTTGGTTCCTCCTATGTTTTAACGCTTTTGGTAGGCTCCTTGATGGTTCAGAAAGGGCAGATTACGGTTGGTAATCTAGTTACCTTTATCAGCTACTTGGATATGCTGGTTTGGCCTCTTATGGCTATTGGTTTCCTCTTTAATATTACTCAGCGAGGGAAGGTTTCTTACCAGCGAATTGAGGATCTTTTGTCTCAGCAATCACCTGTACAAGACCCTGAGTTTCCTTTAGATGGCGTTGAAAATGGGCGCTTGGAGTACAATATTGATAGTTTTGCCTTTGAAGATGAGGAAACATTGACGGATATCCACTTTAGTTTGGAAAAAGGGCAAACATTGGGCTTGGTCGGGCAGACAGGCTCTGGGAAAACATCCTTGATCAAACTTCTATTACGTGAATACGATGTGGACAAGGGAGCCATTTATCTAAATGATCACGATATTCGTGACTATCGTTTGACAGACCTTCGTAGCCTTATGGGCTATGTCCCTCAGGACCAGTTTCTCTTTGCGACCTCGATTTTAGACAATATCCGATTTGGCAATCCTAATTTGTCGCTCTCAGCAGTCGAGGAAGCGACTAAGCTAGCCCAAGTTTACCAAGATATTGTAGCCATGCCACAGGGATTTGATACGTTGATTGGTGAAAAAGGAGTCAGTCTTTCTGGTGGTCAAAAGCAGCGTCTAGCCATGAGTCGGGCGATGATTTTAGACCCTGATATCTTGATTTTGGATGATTCCTTATCCGCTGTGGATGCTAAGACAGAGTATGCGATTATCGACAACCTCAAGGAGACGCGGAAGGACAAGACAACCATTATTACAGCTCATCGCCTCAGTGCGGTAGTCCATGCAGATTTGATTTTGGTTCTGCAAAATGGCCAAATCATCGAACGGGGCAGGCATGAAGAACTGCTAGCCCTGGATGGCTGGTATGCCCAAACCTACCAGTCTCAGCAGCTGGAAATGAAAGGAGAAGAAGATGCGGAATAA